From a region of the Drosophila ananassae strain 14024-0371.13 chromosome XL, ASM1763931v2, whole genome shotgun sequence genome:
- the LOC6504110 gene encoding 60S ribosomal protein L17: MGRYSRESDNVAKSCKARGPNLRVHFKNTHETAQAIKRMPLRRAQRFLKAVIEQKECVPFRRFNGGVGRCAQAKQWKTTQGRWPKKSAEFLLQLLRNAEANADCKGLDADRLVVQHIQVNRAQCLRRRTYRAHGRINPYMSSPCHVEVILTEKEEVVSKATDDEPAKKKLSKKKLQRQKEKMLRSE; the protein is encoded by the exons ATGGGCCGTTACTCCCGCGAATCAGACAACGTGGCCAAGTCGTGCAAGGCGCGCGGCCCCAATCTACGTGTGCACTTCAAG AACACACATGAGACCGCTCAGGCCATCAAGCGCATGCCACTGCGTCGTGCCCAGCGCTTCCTGAAGGCTGTCATCGAGCAGAAGGAGTGCGTTCCCTTCCGCCGTTTCAACGGTGGCGTCGGTCGCTGTGCCCAGGCCAAGCAGTGGAAGACCACACAGGGTCGCTGGCCCAAGAAGTCCGCCGAGTTCCTGCTCCAGCTTCTGCGCAACGCTGAGGCTAACGCTGACTGCAAGGGTCTGGATGCTGATCGTCTGGTCGTCCAGCACATCCAGGTGAACCGTGCCCAGTGCCTGCGTCGTCGCACGTACCGTGCCCACGGTCGCATCAACCCTTACATGTCGTCGCCATGCCACGTCGAGGTCATCCTCACCGAGAAGGAGGAGGTTGTGTCCAAGGCCACCGACGACGAGCCGGCAAAGAAGAAGCTGTCCAAGAAGAAGCTGCAGCGCCAGAAGGAGAAGATGTTGCGTTCTGAATAA